Sequence from the Nitrospirota bacterium genome:
ATAAAGTTAGGGGACGTTCATTTTTTAGCAGAAAAGGGCTACGTTGTCACAGCGTCTTTTGCCAAAACCGGAGGACTTAAGAAGGGAACAAGTGTGGAAATAGCCGGAGTTGAAGTTGGAAAAGTAAGTGATATAACCCTCGATGATAAAACCTATCAGGCAAAGGTTGTGATGGTTATCCACAAAACAGTTAAGATTTCAGAGGACTCTATCGCTTCTGTAAAGACAAAAGGCCTGCTTGGCGAAAAATACATCCAGATATCTCCTGGCGGCGCTAAAACAATACTGGCAGATGGCGGTAAAATACGTGAAACAGAATCGGCTGTTGACATTGAGGAATTAATTTCAAAATACGCCTTTGGCGATGTTAAGTAAAAATTTAATACGAGGTACTTAGAACGTGAAATATATAAAAGTTGTTTTTGCACTGATAGTGGTTGTTTTTCTTTTGGAATCTGCGGCTGTTGCCGAGAGCCCTGATGAATTGTTAAAAGTCGTTATAGACAAAATTTATACGGTTTTAAAGGACAAAGCCTTAAAAAGTACGGAAAAAACGCAGGAGAGGCGTAAACACATCCGCAGCATTATAGAGAGCCGTTTTGATTTTGAAGAGATGTCAAAACGTTCGCTTGCCGTTTACTGGCAGAAGCGGACGGATGCTGAGAAAAAGGAATTTACCTCTCTTTTTGAAAACCTCCTTGAAAACGTTTATATCACAAAGATAGAATCCTATAGCGGAGAGGAGGTGCTGTTTGTTGAACAGAGCATCGACGGC
This genomic interval carries:
- a CDS encoding ABC transporter substrate-binding protein, which produces MKVVFALIVVVFLLESAAVAESPDELLKVVIDKIYTVLKDKALKSTEKTQERRKHIRSIIESRFDFEEMSKRSLAVYWQKRTDAEKKEFTSLFENLLENVYITKIESYSGEEVLFVEQSIDGDYSTVKTVIMRKAQKIPMDYKLMKINNEWKVYDVVIEGISLVNNYRTQFTRILGSGSYEGLVKTLKEKIASNESRTQ
- the mlaD gene encoding outer membrane lipid asymmetry maintenance protein MlaD — its product is MKRFDIEAAVGLFLFLGILSMAYLSIKLGDVHFLAEKGYVVTASFAKTGGLKKGTSVEIAGVEVGKVSDITLDDKTYQAKVVMVIHKTVKISEDSIASVKTKGLLGEKYIQISPGGAKTILADGGKIRETESAVDIEELISKYAFGDVK